The genomic interval CAGGGATGGGCGGAGCTGCCTTAGAGGGGCACTTGGGGCGTCATAGTGAAGGCAGCAGTAGGTGGGCGTGTTCTCAGCAAGTCCTGAGGGCGGGGTCTCTGGCTGACGGACCCCTCAGTTCTTCTTGGGTTTGGGGGTGTCGTATTTTCTCTTGCTTGAAAACCACAGGAGGAGGGGGATACCGATGGATGGCAGAGTCATCACTCCGAAGGCTGCCCAGTCCAGCTAAGGGAAAGAGGACACCAAATATCACCAAGGGACAAGCACGTAATGTATACACTCATCAGGTACTTCTACAGCAGCGCCCCCAAGTGTCAGGATAAAGCACTACAAGTACATGTATGAGGCCTGTCTACAGAAATAACCACCTACCCCCAACCCAAAACGCACACACaccatctatctttctatctcctatctatctatctacctatctatctcatactcacctgtccccggtgtcccCCCCAAGTGTGGTCCTGTTCTCCTTCTGCAGTGTCTTCTAGAAGTGAAACACCTCGCCCGCTGTGACGTCCGGGATCCcttgtgctgaagccgctgatgaCCTCAGGAAGTGACCTCGGGACActgcaggaagtgacatcacgtgtcctttgctgaggccgctgactGACCTCACTAGTCATGTGCATCAGGGACTTCCACCAGGACTGGACCACGCTGGGAATTTATTTCACCTCCAGCCTATTTAAAATCTAAAATTttggcctggacaacccctttaactctaaaATCAGGGAAATGGGGAAGAGGGTGGAGTGACGTGGGGCAGAGAGCTGCTTCCAATCACAAGCCCCAGGGGACAGAACAGGCGTGCATCACAGTCACACAGATCAGGTACGGGGATTTACACTCcctagccaacccctttaaagaggacaggCCCTTTCAtcggtttgggcacaggcagttctatatactgcagtgcactgagttcaggtacagtcagtcagggacgtccttctgcacagcagcacctatcgcactgtacagtgtgagcggggaggaacgccccctccctctgctcacagtgctcgtccatagacaagtattatcaggagggaacgttcctccccgctcacactgtacagcgctataggaacTGCTGCAGAGatggacgtacctgacagactgtcccttctgactgtaaagccctacggtaccggcaccaatagctcttcacccggggcacagatcgggaaagccgacagtgcgccgaattcagcacattgtcagctttccagcagtatatagaactgctgtgCCCCCAaactatgaaaggtcctctgtaaagggAAAGTTGGGAATGGTCCACCAGTGCCACCAAACTCTGCAGGTTCCAGTAGTGTGTTTTTCTGACCTCCATCATGGTGGTATGGAGCCAATAGCAGGCACATGTCATGGGATTCAAGGAGCACAAGGACATTGTATGGTTCAGTAAAAGCAGCATGGATGACGCCCGGAGTggtgtccattagagatgagcaaacactgttccgaacagcacactcccatagaaatgaatggaagcggccggcacgcggggggttaaacgaccggccgccggcaaagtctacgtgccaggtgcttccattcatttctatgggagcgggctgatccgaacagtgttcgctcatctctagtgtccgtGTGTTATTCGGGGTTAGAATACAGAACCTTCTCCATAATCTGCGGCCCGGACACAGCGGCAAAAAGTAGGACTGTATCTGGGCCCATAGAAGTGTCTGCGTCCGAACTTCTATCTGCAATTCCGGATCAGAGTACGGCCGTGTGCAAGACGCCATCTCCAATCCAAGAGGCCATTCCCTGATCGGTCATGCAAGGCTCACATAGATTTCCAGCAGTGCTGGGTTGTCACACAGCAGACACCAATGACGCCCGCTGGACCTCTCTGACTTAAAATAGGGTAAAATAATTactaggggaaaaaaacaaaaaaaacactacacCGCGCTATTCTCCCCCCATGAAATGTGACACAGGCTGCAATTCAGATGGCAGTGTAATGGAGTCTGCGGAGTTCCACTTACAAAATGAGGGGAGAATCGTCGGTCAAACTCCCTCTGAGCCAGGATCCCTCCTTGTCCGGGGGCGCTGGTGTACCCCACCTGCCAACAAAACACAACATGTAACTACAGGTTAATAATCCCAAAGAGACCACAACAATGTGGCTTCTCCGAGACCCCCAGCGCGGTGCTCAGAGCCACACACACAATATGGCGGCAATAACTTACCACAACCTGAGCTCCCTCCTGAGCCAGGTAAGTGATGGTGGCGGAGGTGAAGTTGAAGTATCCGGCCTTCAGGGGGCGCAGGACCACAGTGTGGGAGACATTGCTGGCTCTAGAGGCGGGGGGTTAAGGAAGAACAGCACTAGGGAGTGAGGAGAAACAACACAGACTACAATAAAGTAAGTGCCCCCCTCCCTGAAGATACtgaggggggagagatgtgaccAAAGGCCATTGTGAGAGTCCCCTGAGAACCAAACGCTGTCATTTTCTCTCACTGTTGCTGTATGGGGGCTTGTATTTTGCAGAAGGAGTTGTATTTTGGGGTACACAATGTTGAACAAACACGGCATCTATATAATACTTCAGTATTGCAATGAATGACGCCCCCGGCAGGATGCTTATAGACACTACAATCAGACCTGGAGACCGTCATTATTGTCCCGGTCACCAAAGAAATGAACATTATGGCGATCGAGAGGTTGAAGGGCCCCCGCCAGTCAGTGCCACAACACAGGCATTGGAGGGGCAGTATTTAGCACCCTCTGCTGGTTAATATGGACATTACGGCCTGTCAGCAGCACTTAAGCCTTGGCAGATCTGGCTTAactggttaaggaccaggcccagaagtacattaaggaccaggcctcttttttcaaaactgacatgtgtcactttaaatggcaataactttgagacgctttaacttacacaagtgattttaaaattgttttttcgtaacacattatacttcatgttagtggtaaacactaatcaatatttttgtatttatttataaaaaaaaactagcaaatttgatggaaatttggaaaaaattgcaattttcaaaatgtgaaattctctgcttttcaggcagatagtcataccacccaaatacatgaataaatattatctcccatatctctgctttatatcggcatcatcttttgatcgtcttttaattcattttggatgttacaaggcttacaagtgtaacagcgattttccagatttacaagaaaattcctcaaactaattttttagggaacacttcagttctgaaaggaattataaaggcctatataatagaaacccccataaatcaccccattttcaaaactgcacccctcaaattattcaaaacagcatttgggatgtttgttaaccctttaagcatttcataagaataaaaataatatggaggtcaaatttagacatttcatttttttttcactaatacattcatttagacctaaaattaacacattcacaaagggttaaaggagaaaatgcatctcacattttgttatgcaatttctcccgtgcacagaaataccccacatgtgggtgtaaactgatttttgggcacacggcagtgcacgaaagggaaggagtgacactgggtgtttgtacagcagattttactggaatagttttcaggcgccatgtcacatttgcagagcccttagcgtaccaaaacaatggaaaccctccaaaagtgaccccattttagaatccacacccctcacggaattcatcaagtggtatagtgagcatttagaccctacagttgtttcacagattttactaacattggaatgtgtaaaagaaaaattactaaaatgtcactttatccccaaagttttcattttcacaaggggttaaaggagtaaaagccccccaaagtttgttaaacaatttctcctgaacacggcaataccccatatgtggccatattctgctgtgtgggaacatggcggggctcagaatggaaggagcgctatttggcttttggatggcagattttgctggaataatttttaggtgccatgtcgcatttgcagagcccctagagaaccaatacagtggaaaccccctaaaagtgaccccattttggaaactacaccccccacaaaacatatcaaagggtagagtgagcattttgaccctacagctgtttcacagattttattaacattgggacatgaaaatgaaaatttactttttttccaacaaactgtcaatttagccccaaatttttcattttcacaagaggataaaggagaaaaagctccctaaagtttgttacacaatttctcctgaacacagaaatgccccatatgtggtaataatctgctgtatgggaacatggcggggctcagaatgggaagagcgctatttggcttttgaagggcagattttgctggaatatttttcaggtcccatgtcgcatttgcagagcccctagtgtaccaataaagtggaaaccccctaaaagtgaccccattttggaaactacacccctcatagaatttatctaggagtatggtgagcattttgggctcacagctgtttcacagattttattaacaattggacataaaaatgaaaaattacttttttttcccaataatcgtccatttagcgccatatttttaattttgcaagtagctgaagaattaaaagccccccagagtttgttacacaatttcttcttaacacagcaataccccatatgtggccataatctgctgtatgggtacatggtggggctcagaatggagagagcgctatttggcttttagaaagcagatgttgctggaatagttctcaggtgtcatgtcgcattagctgagcccctaaagtatcaatacagtggaaacccctcaaatgtgaccccattttagaaactacacaggtgacagtaaactggaattcaccaagaagtgaccccattttgtagggacacttttagggcctctgcaaatgtgacatggtgtccaaaaacaaagaatataaatctgcactccaaaagcacatatcgctccttcacatctgcgccctgctgtgtacccaaatagcggtgtatgcccacatgtatgacactggtgtaccccggataacggacttaatgccatatgtgggtataaatggctgtttgggcacagccgggcacagaagggaaggagcactattttggtttttggagcacagtttggttttaggacaccatgccacttttgcaaagcccctgaattgccaataaagtggaatccgcagacatgtcaccctattttggacactagcccactcatgggatttatcaagttgcgtagcgagcatttttcacccttgagtgttgcatttatttagtttccagaaatgaaatcacaactgataatgagaagttaaaaatgaaaaatttccagagattcgccattttagtgcccgatatgttgtgcccaacttatgtcagcagagacactccataaactggtaagcgggtatcccgggcacaacagcttttagagcgttcatctctgatacaaggcgggcacaacatattacgcactgaaatgacgggttcctggaaaaattgtcattttcacctctcacaatcagctgcgtattcatttatggataataagttatagcaacacttgggggttaaaaatgctctctgtgcccctggataaatccttcaggggtgtggtttccaaaataacgtctcatatcaggggattccacgttactggcgtttcagatctacaaaagtgtcatggcatccaaaaaccaaaccgtctgcgctccaaaaacccaataacccttcttcccttctgtgtccggctgtgccctaatatcagtttatacccacatatgacattacgtccgttatcccgggtacaccagtgtcatacatatgtcatacatgtgtcataaactgcagtttgggcgcacagcagggcgcagaagcgaaggagcgcgatgcggcttttggagtacagattttgatgtttggtatctggacgccatgtcatgtttgtagagcctgtaaggtaccagaaaagtggattccccaaaggagtgaccccattttgaaaactgcacccctcaaagaatttatcagggggtgtagtgagtattagtatcccagacgtgactgcacagcggatggcgaagagggaacatataagcggtgcggaggacattgcagacaccaaattccctactatgtcccaggagctcctatgattgggggagtcactctgggggtcactttgggggtcacttctggtgttttttcgctcataagctgtaaatctggggtgtcccctgatattcgctcacacagcttatatattccctacctgccgcagccagttgtgttctaataatttggcgattttggggggttttgccttgacattgctagatgctatattttctttatttttctggtgacgcggccatataagggcttgttgtttgcgggatgagatgtattttgtaatgacagcatttttgggtgcctacaacttactgattacattttattaactctttcttgctggattaaaaaaaaaaaaaaaaaaaaaaaaaaaaaaatcaatcctgcattgagttttacattttaaatttttcgccatgcgccgtacagcataagtaacatgttccctttattctgcgggtcggtacggttgcggcgatacctcatttatgttatttttttatgcgatactaagtctgcagaacaaaaacacatttggggacataaatcaatgttttttgcatcgccatcttctgagagacgtaacatttttatttttcagttgacagtgttggttgagggcttattttttgcgggaaaatgtgcgctttttattggcactgttgtggggtgaatatgactttttgatcactttttatagcatattttgtaggatgagatggcaaaaaatcattatttccggcgagttttttccgttttttttttccgacgttcaccgtgtacattaaatattatttcagttttattgtacaggttgttacggacgcggcgatacc from Leptodactylus fuscus isolate aLepFus1 chromosome 7, aLepFus1.hap2, whole genome shotgun sequence carries:
- the SSR2 gene encoding translocon-associated protein subunit beta codes for the protein MKTLFAALLALLAVAHCEEGARLLASKTLLNRYAVEGKDLTLQYNIYNVGSSAALDVELSDDSFPPEDFGIVSGMLNVKWDRIAPASNVSHTVVLRPLKAGYFNFTSATITYLAQEGAQVVVGYTSAPGQGGILAQREFDRRFSPHFLDWAAFGVMTLPSIGIPLLLWFSSKRKYDTPKPKKN